The following proteins come from a genomic window of Penaeus monodon isolate SGIC_2016 chromosome 22, NSTDA_Pmon_1, whole genome shotgun sequence:
- the LOC119587428 gene encoding LOW QUALITY PROTEIN: superoxide dismutase [Cu-Zn]-like (The sequence of the model RefSeq protein was modified relative to this genomic sequence to represent the inferred CDS: deleted 1 base in 1 codon) — protein sequence MGVLRPDARAKVIFTCEVEGNFTLTQRNPPLWPTLIEGTITGLSPGLHGFHIHEFGDLFTYCTTLTAHNNDQTTRFQRLHGSPDDHESHVGDLGNVLADGDGLAKVNITDPVISLKATFSVIGRALDVHAGEDDLGDGGNGKSLKGGNAGRRLACGVIGFAFEGDA from the exons ATGG GCGTCCTCCGGCCAGACGCTCGGGCGAAGGTGATCTTCACGTGCGAGGTGGAAGGCAACTTCACTCTGACGCAGAGGAACCCGCCCCTGTGGCCCACGCTGATCGAGGGAACCATCACCGGCCTCTCTCCGGGCCTCCATGGCTTCCATATTCACGAGTTCGGCGACCTCTTTACA TATTGTACCACACTAACAGCCCACAATAACGACCAAACGACCCGTTTCCAGCGCCTGCACGGTTCCCCCGACGACCATGAGAGT CACGTCGGCGACCTTGGCAACGTGCTGGCTGACGGAGACGGATTAGCAAAGGTCAACATCACTGACCCTGTCATCTCTCTCAAGGCAACTTTTTCCGTCATCGGCCGAGCTCTCGACGTGCACGCGGGCGAGGACGACCTTGGCGACGGCGGCAACGGAAAGAGCCTCAAGGGCGGCAACGCAGGTCGACGTCTGGCCTGCGGCGTTATCGGCTTTGCGTTTGAAGGTGACGCTTAA
- the LOC119587112 gene encoding superoxide dismutase [Cu-Zn]-like isoform X2, which yields MGLFTPLLAWALLGLVVGAAAEPAGRHVVYLSQNNYPSLLYINAAHGTTAMDSRADTSDIIQLILHPSNPEAKQTRRAAVVLTGEAQGTLTLTQNNPPVGATVIEGVISNLTPGLHGFHIHQLGDLTGGCKSAGGHYNPYMRPHGSPEHGERHVGDLGNILADATGQAVVNITDPLVTLVGPRTVLGRAVVVHAGEDDLGRGGNEESLKTGNAGGRVACGVIGHA from the exons ATGGG ATTGTTCACACCCCTGCTAGCGTGGGCGTTGCTGGGCTTGGTAGTGGGCGCCGCAGCAGAACCCGCCGGGCGCCACGTCGTGTACCTGAGCCAGAACAACTACCCGTCGCTGCTGTACATCAACGCTGCCCATGGAACGACCGCCATGGACTCGCGAGCCGACACTTCCGACATCATCCAGCTGATCCTCCATCCGTCCAACCCG GAAGCCAAACAGACGCGCCGAGCAGCCGTCGTGTTAACGGGGGAGGCCCAAGGAACGCTCACCCTGACGCAGAACAACCCTCCTGTAGGAGCCACAGTCATCGAGGGCGTCATCTCCAACCTCACTCCAGGACTTCATGGATTTCACATTCATCAGCTCGGAGACCTGACCGGAGGCTGCAAGTCCGCCGGGGGACATTACAATCCGTATATG CGCCCCCACGGCTCCCCCGAGCACGGCGAGAGGCACGTCGGTGACCTCGGCAACATCCTGGCAGACGCGACCGGCCAGGCAGTGGTCAACATTACTGACCCCCTGGTGACCTTAGTGGGGCCTCGTACGGTGCTGGGTCGTGCAGTCGTAGTCCACGCGGGCGAGGACGACCTTGGCCGCGGTGGCAACGAAGAGAGCTTGAAGACTGGCAACGCTGGCGGTCGAGTGGCATGCGGGGTCATAGGTCATGCTTGA
- the LOC119587112 gene encoding superoxide dismutase [Cu-Zn]-like isoform X1, with product MEKREELFTPLLAWALLGLVVGAAAEPAGRHVVYLSQNNYPSLLYINAAHGTTAMDSRADTSDIIQLILHPSNPEAKQTRRAAVVLTGEAQGTLTLTQNNPPVGATVIEGVISNLTPGLHGFHIHQLGDLTGGCKSAGGHYNPYMRPHGSPEHGERHVGDLGNILADATGQAVVNITDPLVTLVGPRTVLGRAVVVHAGEDDLGRGGNEESLKTGNAGGRVACGVIGHA from the exons atggagaaaagagagga ATTGTTCACACCCCTGCTAGCGTGGGCGTTGCTGGGCTTGGTAGTGGGCGCCGCAGCAGAACCCGCCGGGCGCCACGTCGTGTACCTGAGCCAGAACAACTACCCGTCGCTGCTGTACATCAACGCTGCCCATGGAACGACCGCCATGGACTCGCGAGCCGACACTTCCGACATCATCCAGCTGATCCTCCATCCGTCCAACCCG GAAGCCAAACAGACGCGCCGAGCAGCCGTCGTGTTAACGGGGGAGGCCCAAGGAACGCTCACCCTGACGCAGAACAACCCTCCTGTAGGAGCCACAGTCATCGAGGGCGTCATCTCCAACCTCACTCCAGGACTTCATGGATTTCACATTCATCAGCTCGGAGACCTGACCGGAGGCTGCAAGTCCGCCGGGGGACATTACAATCCGTATATG CGCCCCCACGGCTCCCCCGAGCACGGCGAGAGGCACGTCGGTGACCTCGGCAACATCCTGGCAGACGCGACCGGCCAGGCAGTGGTCAACATTACTGACCCCCTGGTGACCTTAGTGGGGCCTCGTACGGTGCTGGGTCGTGCAGTCGTAGTCCACGCGGGCGAGGACGACCTTGGCCGCGGTGGCAACGAAGAGAGCTTGAAGACTGGCAACGCTGGCGGTCGAGTGGCATGCGGGGTCATAGGTCATGCTTGA